tcaattcaaatatgaTTATTAGgtgaaaatctaaaaaaaaaaaatggaagaaaaaaaaatagaaatgctgccttggtgactaagttaaaatgattaaaataaaaataaagctaaacggacgttaaaaaaactaataatgacaaaaataaaataaaatctctttaATGTAAGGTAAAATTAAaacttgaaatataaaaataaaagggaatttttttttttattttttttttttcataagttaAATACCGCTCTAGCTTGTTTGtccttggaattttttttttcacttgttttgtcAGGAGATACTGTGGGAGTAACAGCATTGAATTATTTCATGCCACTTTGTTCAATTGCTAGGTTCCCTACACAAAAACCGAGGAGGATGAAGGCCTGAAGGTCAAAAGAAAAAAGCTGGAACAGGATGGGAGCCAAGATATTCCCTCCCTAAACTCCACACACATTTTACCTGCCTCTAAATGTTCAGTTGTTCCCATGGAAAACAGTTCGGCTCATCAAGAAGAGGTCTGTTTACCAACAGAATCTAAAACTGATAAGGTTCACATGTTCTCTGAAATGCCAGCAGATTTTACTGGTAACACATGCGATCTTACTCCCTCACACAAACCAAAAGCAAAACATACTTTGAGTCATCCTTTTCCTCCTTCCTCTTCAAGGAAGACCTCACCGCGCTCTATTAAGGTTAGGGTGTGCACGGCCTGTCCTTGTGGGACTGTTTTAGGGGCTGCTGAAAACACTTCATCCCTCCATTCACAAGACAGACCGAATCCATGTACTGTTGCTGAATCACACAAAGCGAAAAGAAGAAGCTGCTTGAATAAAACCCCAGGAGAGACTCACCAATCTCAAAAACTTCAACCTCAAAATAAAGGTCTTGTTAAGAAAGCAGGGAAGAAACGGTATTCTGGAAATCCATGTAAAGACAAAGCTCTGTTAGAAAGCTCTACTAGTGACACGTCACACAGCATCTCCTCACCTAAGAGTTCAATGAATATGTGTTCAAGTGCTCCCTCTTTATCCAGTTTACAGGACCACAACAACCAGACTGAACTGTCCTCAATCAGAACAGAATGTGGTAACATGACAAGCATCAACACAGATGCTGAAACGTCACAGCAAGACACCAGCCAGGTGCAAACCGCATCAGACAACCCCAGCATGTCACTCTCTAAGAAACAGCAGGGTCACAAAATAGACAAATTTCCAACACAGTCACTGTACATGTTGGAGACGCTGGATGCTGAGGAGATAAAACGACGGGAGAGAATCAAACGTTTGAAGGATCTCCTGAAGGAGAAGGAAGCTGCGCTGGAGCGGATGCAAAGCATGAACATTTAGTCATGTCTCTTACTGTTTAAATGACTTCAAAGACTGTACACTGCATGACCCTCAATATGAATGGGAATACCACCTATTACTGTAcaagaaaaaaatttatatagtttttacagtttatttactCTTTTCCCTTTTTAATGTTCATTATATCTCAGTGTCATTATACGTTTTATTCAGTCTTGGCCTTCTTAAGCACTGTACTATCTTATAGTTGTTTGTAATACATTTAAGTAACTTAAGATGTcatcatttaatttttcacatCTTTGAATGATTTATGTGCCTTTATCAATAGCCTACTTTGTTTTCTGAATTAAATCTTTGTAGTTTTAGCATTACATATTCAGTAAGTAattaaaattattcagaaataatttatatTCCATAATAATTCAATGCACTTTTGGGAAACCTTGTTTGCTGCCTAGttgaaactttttaaaatcaaGAACCGAGTAAATATTCTACATATTCAACATGCTGGTTcaattattctattttttatagTCATCCACAACTATTAAACTTCATGAAAATGTTGCTTGCATTCTTGCTTGTTATTTGCCGAGTTCCAATTTCATGCTTCAGATCCGTTAAAGTTGCTTGGGTCAGAATTgtaattgtttacttttttaattcttGGCCTCTAAATGTATAAACCCATGTTCAGCTCCGCTGTCATGCTGTATCACACTGCTTGTAACAAAGAACATGCCAGAAGTTTTATCATATTCCTAATGGtgcaaattatttgaaaatgaacatcAAACACTGGATTTGCCATAAACCTTTTATTTGTTATGTGCACAGCATGTTTTTTGATGTAACAAATGTTCTTTTCTGTTATTCACATGTATtggaaatattacattaaaatcaatcaCTGTAAGAGTTACCGAAGCACCCAATGATGAATAAGGAATATCAGAGGAAATCAGTGTCAGtagaattaaatgaatgaaatttcGCCTTTAAAGGGATTTTGTTCCACAACTGATTTAAGATCCACtcattttgcatttaaagtggCCAGATTGGGGGACTGATTTGGAATATGGCTAACTAACTTTTTAAACATGCACACAAGACTCTCGAAATGCATGTTCTCGTCCATATATAACTTCATTAGtgtaacatttgaaaaaaacTGGTAAAATATAATAtggcgtgtgtgtgtgacgtcacatggggcGGGACAACGTGAAATTCCACCCGAGTCCTTTACGTCTGAGACCTGTCGTTTTTCCGAGTcctcatagttatttttcttgaaccttaaatattagataattagtagttcttcaggaggtatgacagaatatattagttactgattagctaactgttacttaacataatcataaaataacatctttcttagtagttaacagtagtgagttaagtgttaatgaacctgttagttcttcaataattccttaatagttatgtagtaagtaagaaacagtattctaaagtgttaccagttgaCCTAATGCTTTAACTGTGCTGTGTGATAGTGGTAAATGTGGCCACTGAAATGTCTGCTCATTTTTTCCTAAATATTTAAGGTCATTTTTCGTTTGTCCCTGGAACATGATGCAACAAACCACAACATTAGATAATTAGATGTAGTGCACGTACATAAAAATACAATCTTTAAAAAAGTCAATACAAAAACACAGAATTGGAATGAATGCTTAAGAACAGTcatcataaacattaaaatacagttaaagcagTTTTACCAACACTGCTTTCATAACATTAATGATCAGCACAAACTACAAATTTGAAGATAACTCTTGTCAACAACTTCTTGTTAATGTTCAAATAAGGTCAAATATTAAGGCCACTATTGTTACAATATGCAACAATACATAGTGCTTATATAGAATAAAACTTTTGTACAATTTAGGCTgatttgtacagtattgttcaaaataatagcagtacaatgtgactaaccagaataatcaaggtttttcgtatatttttttaattgctacgtggcaaacaagttaccagtaggttcagtagattctcagaaaacaaatgagacccagcattcatgatatgcacgctcttaaggctgtgcaattgggcaattagttgaattagttgaaaggggtgtgttcaaaaaaatagcagtgtggcattcaatcactgaggtcatcaattttgtgaagaaacaggtgtgaatcaggtggcccctttttaaggatgaagccaacacttgttgaacatgcatttgaaagctgatgaaaatgggtcgttcaagacattgttcagaagaacagcgtactttgattaaaaagttgattagagaggggaaaacctataaagaggtgcaaaaaatgataggctgttcagctaaaatgatctccaatgccttaaaatggagagcaaaaccagagagacgtggaagaaaacggaagacaaccatcaaaatggatagaagaataaccagaatggcaaaggctcagccaatgatcacctccaggatgatcaaagacagtctggagttacctgtaagtactgtgacagttagaagacgtctgtgtgaagctaatctattttcaagaatcccccgcaaagtccctctgttaaaaaaaaggcatgtgcagaagaggttacaatttgccaaagaacatatcaactggcctaaagagaaatggaggaacattttgtggactgatgagagtaaaattgttctttttgggtccaagggccacaggcagtttgtgagacgacccccaaactctgaattcaagccacagtacaccgtgaagacagtgaagcatggaggtgcaagcatcatgatatgggcatgtttctcctactatggtgttgggcctatttatcgcataccagggatcatggatcagtttgcatatgttaaaatacttgaagaggtcatgttgccctatgctgaagaggacatgcccttgaaatggttgtttcaacaagacaatgacccaaaacacactagtaaacgggcaaagtcttggttcctaaccaacaaaattaatgttatggagtggccagcccaatctccagaccttaatccaattgagaacttgtggggtgatatcaaaaatgctgtttctgaagcaaaaccaataaatgtgaatgaattgtggaatgttgttaaagaatcatggagtggaataacagctgagaggtgccacaagttggttgactccatgccacacagatgtcaagcagttttaaaaaactgtggtcatacaactaaatattagttaagtgattcacaggattgctaaatccaagaaaaaaaaaatgtttgtacaaaatagttttgagtttgtacagtcaaaggtagacactgctatttttttgaacacacccctttcaactaattgcccaattgcacagccttaagagcgtgcatatcatgaatgctgggtctcatttgttttctgagaatctactgaacctactggtaacttgtttgccacgtagcaataaaaaatatactaaaaaccttgattattctggttagtcacattgtactgctattattttgaacaatactgtaagctGATACTTGTATGTGCATGTGACCTTTTCCATTTTAGCCGTTTTATCAATCACTTTTAGCTGTCTAGACGTTGACTTCGAAATACAACCTTTGTAAACAGTCACTGAGAAAAGGTTTGCATTAGCCCTGTTCTCCCGACAGAAGTAGTTGGTCTTCTTACAGTATGGTATTTCAAATGCAGTCTATTTGTTGTAGTGTCAGGGATGAGTAGGTCTGTATAGGTGCTTGCTGTTGTTAGTTTGTCCTCCTAGATGTGATTACACTGCTGTGGTTAACATGCTCTCACAGTTGTCAAGGTGCTGGAAGAACTCAAGCTTCTCCACCACGGCAAGGTCACAGCAGACGGAGAAGAATGCAATGTCACACTTCTATAATCAGGTGGTGTGACAGATTCTTGGGAAGCAACTTGTTCCTAAGTGTTTATCCCTGTAAACAAACAATATGTACATATATTAGGTTTATTATAACTTTTTCACCTGAATGACTAGTTATTACCTCTTGCAGTGTGTTGTTTTTGGGTTGTGCTGTGTTGTCTTGGGTTGCAGGATTTGTTTCTTCAATAGGATACTGTTGAGTGTAACAAAAACCAACATCAGTCAATATCAAGgcaaatcattttcattaacttTTCAAGATTTTCATGAACTCAAAGAACTCATAATagagcaaattatttttttaataattaaacgtGTGAATAATATACATAGTTCAAAAGTAGAAGGAGATTGACCTAAATTAAATTGTTGAAAAATGCAGCATCAAATATTacattcttttttaataaaaaataacttactTTAAGTTTACAacctataaaacataaaaaagagatAAATTATTTGTGGTGATTATAGTACAATAGTGCAATAAACACAAACATAATTAGTACATTCTGTAGCAGAATCCCCCCGCCagaaaataattcttaaaataacACTTAAATTGTGGGTATATTGTGTATtgccatttaattatttttttatttttttatttatgtataacattaaatgtattaacatttattacCCTACTAACAAAGTTAATGACAATAACTAATCTtgttaaagactttttaaataaaatgtataggcTGATCTCTATACAAACAAGATCACATAATTTTAATCACAAGACATATTTAATAatgattcaattaattaattcataatctttcattttaataataaccaGCAAAACCACCAGTACTTAGTTATTTGCTACCAGGTTTCtttaatcaggtttttttttaactcagatGAATCCTGCATGTACTTACTTGTGCTCAGTGGGGCAATGTATAGAATTATGTAGAATAATGATGTTAAGACTATTGCAAAAATGAGACCATATCTTTCCCGCTTTTTCGTTGTGCATGTGACATCTTTAACAGAGCTGCCATTTTCTGTCTCAATTTCATTCCTAGCTGAACAactgagaaaaaataaacatcattaaaaacaGATAAAATTCCAAATACTGCAGGAAGTACAAATCATATTTCACTTACTCAGTCCATTTGGTGCAGTTCAGACCTGATGGAGAATAAAACCCATGAGGGCAGTCCACACATACTGCATCTGATGTCTTTGTTCCTGTAAGCAGACACAGAGAGTGTTCTTAAATTCACCTGTTTGGGCGAACCATCCCTTTGAACATTAAATCATGGAAAATTTATGAATTTTATTACaggaatatatacaaatattcttTTAAGTATTCTGAAACAATACCTGGTGTTTTTGTTTCTTGTCCTGGTTTGCAAACACTGTGTTTTTGAGCGTGACTACACTGTAAATTTGAGTAATCAATGCAGTAATATTCATCAAGTATACCACAGATGGTGTCTTCTATTGTAGTGCATTTATGCTGGATGTAAAGGCCTTGACCTAAAGGAGGACAGTAATACATACAGAAGTAATACAAGTAAATGACacaaagattaaaaacaaacaaacataaaaaacacatactttcAACACAGTTTCTGCATGTGAAACATTTATGAAGCCCATTAGGCTCACTTATGAATGTTCCTGGAGTGCAGGGTTTGCACGTGGTACTAAAGTCCCCACTACAGTCACGGTGAACAACTGATCCTACAAACAACACATAAAGAAACAGTGGTTTAGTTCTTGATCTTGGGGTTGGAAGACACCAGACCAGACATGTAAGGAAATAATGCATATAATACTGTTAAAAGTGATTTAACAAGTGTAATAAACTGTCACCGGCCGTAAGCAAGGCATGTTGACAATGTGTTTCCTTTAGGTGTTTTCATACTTCCTGCAGAGATTCAATGGCTATGCAAAACACGTTTACTCTGACCCTATGCTTAAAATGGAGCCTTATAAATAACGCACGTGCTTCACCATCAACCTTAACAGAGAAGCAAGTTCTGCGTACGTTCATCTGAGATGTTGTGGttgatgtaaaaataaatcaagtcGAAGCTTTTGACAGGTTATTTGATTGGCGTTTTAAGTAACATACAGAGCAGGGATGGGCACAGGAAGAAGATACACCCCTCGCCAAGTGAAGGAAGATGCTCAATGCGGTGATATTCACCCAAAGAGCAACAAGTGATCTGCCGTCAGCTCAAGGTCGGATTTCAGCAACGAATGCAGAGGTGAATAACTTTTATCTTAATGTATTTAAGGGGGAAATtgcataaaaatagaataaacacTGATTATATATACAATTGTATACTAATATTTATCTTAAAATTTCAGCCTATATtgatattaaattgtaataaaactagtaatatatatatatttaatatcatttacgaaaaaataaattaaattaaattaaattaattttccaGTGCAGACAGCTTTATCACAAAAGAAACAAGTGTATTTACACTGCGTCACTCACAACGTGCCCCTTACATCCGGTGAACATGTAACTACAGATTTTAGGTATCTTTTGaaatagaatgaaaaaaataataataatgttgtacgTTGTAAAACTATCAATGTTAGTATCGCTtatttaaaatgtgcttaatGATTAGTGAACCTACCAATATTGCACATGGGGCAACATTCTCCAGCAGCTGATTTATATTCACTCGGGCCACAAGCTTTTCCGAATGCGAACTGTGTACGAAGAACTGTTAGAAACAAGAATGCTCCATTTTTAGTAGCTACCAATTACGCCATTCAAAACTTTCATGATTTCatgtacaaataataattaaaaaagactaTTTAACGTGtttaactttcacttttgatttatCGACAGACCTCCCTCTTTAGTGTAAGATTTGTCTTACTTTAATGGCGTTTTTACTTTTCAGAGTTCAACACAACCGGTTCACACAGCTCTTCGTCTtaccaaaaagaagaaaaagaaatagcTCATGTCGTACGTCTTGTAAAAACCCCACCATTTTTATCCATGtctttttaaacctccattttgAATAACCGACTTTAACGCTTCAAAGAAGTTAAAAAGAGGAAACGTggccttaaagggaaagttcacccaaaaatgaaaattctatcatcgtttactcacccctaaggttgttccaaacctgtatgagtttctttgttctgttgaacacaaaggaagatatttggaagaattacagaatcaaacagatctcggtccccattgacttccatagtaggaaaaaaatatatactatggtAGTCAATGGGGACTGAgatctgtttggttacaaacattcttccaaatatcttcttttgtgttcaaccaTTATAAGTCCACAAGACCAATTTCTTTGGGACAAATGGCTGATAAACATGAGGTCATCATtgtaagttttattatttaaatttaaaaacaatattcataAAATCAACATACACTTTAACACTATAAGGGTCCCTGATGTCAGCACACACTTTTGTGTTTCTTAGTGGAGAAGAAAACATGTTGCGATTCTGTggaaagaaaaacataattaatcCTTTGATCCACTGATGTGCTTAAGCCATTTTTTCCTTATAATCTGTAAAAAGTCCTATATGTCCTGTATGAATAACACAAAATTGGcctgtgtaatacattttttcccccacaatgcCATGTAATTTTACTGTACTGTGTCATTTAAGTGAACACACATCAAGCAATGACAGGTTCTAGTAGTGAAAAAAACTAGATTTGTACATTTTGATGGTTCACAAAGGTAGTTGATCTTGTTGACCAATGAAGCAGAAATATGGTTTTAACTGATCAGTGATCTTTATAATTTAGGCTCAGTTTTAATGAGTCATATTTGGAAAAATAGAGTGATGTTATATAGGCCTTGTCTCAAATTGGCCTGATAGCAAGCCctctcaaaaaacacaaacactaaaaacaaataaaaaacacacaaaaaaatacacttaatgttttaagatatttaatgATTTGATAGGTTATACTTTATGAAAAACTTAACAATTTGCTAAATCATGTCATGTCatacaatttataaaacattttttccctAGTCAATTTAATGCACTCTACAGTactaatttctttattttctttttttttttttaaggaaaatcaGTACTGAAAAATAAATGGTTGTCATTTGGAGATTCTGGGACATTTACTAGAAAGCACTTTTTCAAAGGAAGAACTACACAGTAGGTTTCATGTGAGCAgtctaaatattataatataaagatACAATTGATTAGCTGTTGGTTCTTACCTGTTAATACTGGTTTATCAAAGTAGGTTCAGCGGAGTCTGAAacgtctttaaaataaaaaaataaagtgaagcTTTATGTACTTTTAGATTGAAGACTACATCAATATTATAGTAAGGTGCTTCCTATTACAATCATATTTGAAATGTTTGACTGTGTTAATAAAGAACTGTTCAGATATTCACTTACTGTTTCATCATCCTCAGTTGCTTCTCGTGGGGTGCGACATTCACCTGCTATATAAAAAGTATAAGTACTGCTATTGTTAATTATAGTAACgttaaaataagcatttaatgcaattttataaTAAGAATTTAGTTCTTACATTTCTTAGAACGACTTGCTTTATGTTTTCTGTATATGATGTATGCTGATATAATAGCGACAGCCACAACAGCTACAAGAACTATAGTGACTCCAACTATAAGACCAACCGAAGTCACTTTCtcacattcagcatcagaggacgATGTTCCTGGTTTCATTTCTGTAAGTCCCATAGTCTCACATCTGAAGAGATTTAATTCAGTAATATTAGTATGTCAAGTTTTAGAGTAATCTTTAAATGAAATTGACACTTCTCACTTTGAATGTGGTAAGCAGGCCGTCA
This genomic interval from Carassius auratus strain Wakin unplaced genomic scaffold, ASM336829v1 scaf_tig00217679, whole genome shotgun sequence contains the following:
- the LOC113102066 gene encoding tumor necrosis factor receptor superfamily member 5-like isoform X2 → MVGFLQDVRHELFLFLLFVLRTQFAFGKACGPSEYKSAAGECCPMCNIGSVVHRDCSGDFSTTCKPCTPGTFISQGLYIQHKCTTIEDTICGILDEYYCIDYSNLQCSHAQKHSVCKPGQETKTPGTKTSDAVCVDCPHGFYSPSGLNCTKWTDCSARNEIETENGSSVKDVTCTTKKRERYGLIFAIVLTSLFYIILYIAPLSTSCKLKYPIEETNPATQDNTAQPKNNTLQEEQVASQESVTPPDYRSVTLHSSPSAVTLPWWRSLSSSSTLTTVRAC
- the LOC113102066 gene encoding tumor necrosis factor receptor superfamily member 14-like isoform X1, translated to MVGFLQDVRHELFLFLLFVLRTQFAFGKACGPSEYKSAAGECCPMCNIGSVVHRDCSGDFSTTCKPCTPGTFISEPNGLHKCFTCRNCVESQGLYIQHKCTTIEDTICGILDEYYCIDYSNLQCSHAQKHSVCKPGQETKTPGTKTSDAVCVDCPHGFYSPSGLNCTKWTDCSARNEIETENGSSVKDVTCTTKKRERYGLIFAIVLTSLFYIILYIAPLSTSCKLKYPIEETNPATQDNTAQPKNNTLQEEQVASQESVTPPDYRSVTLHSSPSAVTLPWWRSLSSSSTLTTVRAC
- the LOC113102066 gene encoding tumor necrosis factor receptor superfamily member 14-like isoform X3 — protein: MVGFLQDVRHELFLFLLFVLRTQFAFGKACGPSEYKSAAGECCPMCNIGSVVHRDCSGDFSTTCKPCTPGTFISEPNGLHKCFTCRNCVESQGLYIQHKCTTIEDTICGILDEYYCIDYSNLQCSHAQKHSVCKPGQETKTPGTKTSDAVCVDCPHGFYSPSGLNCTKWTDCSARNEIETENGSSVKDVTCTTKKRERYGLIFAIVLTSLFYIILYIAPLSTSCKLKYPIEETNPATQDNTAQPKNNTLQEG